In Solanum lycopersicum chromosome 3, SLM_r2.1, the genomic stretch ATGGTCCTACTATATCAGATACGTTAATAAATactattcaaagaaaaaatttcagaaaaaaaattagataaaaaatcCACTTTTACTATGTCATATCAAGTCTACAGTGGTACAACAAATTGCTTACCTTTGGAGATGATGTGTGGATCTCTGATAACTGTTAGCAATGATTTGATTGTCGTAGTAGCAATATTCAACATTTTCGAATTGCTTAAAAATCCTAAATAAACCATCCAAGATCTTGGAACACTATTTTAATTACCAATCTATTATACCTAGAATTAAATGATTGGCTCGAATCTCTCAAATTGAACTTCATTAAGAGTGTGTTTGatatgaagaaaaatgttttccaattttcttatttttggttgggacaaaaattttggaaaatgttttccaaatcaattcattttcctcgaaattaaggaaaataacttcccttcaaaaattaaggaaaacattttccaaagttctcatccaatttcaaattatatttttttggagaaaaacatcaatttaaaaaaaaaatattttcaatttcaaaattttattttgtattctagtaaaaataaaagatgttcctcaaaaatatttttcattcataaatcatacactaaaaatcattttcaaaaaatgttttctactcaccaaccaaacatgagaaaataattccaaaatctaattattttccAGGAAAactcgtaccaaacacaccctaaagcTTGACTCGATTCTTTTCTCGATTTACATAGCTCTGAAAAGATTTAGTTTAGATGTCATTTATACCTTTCCTTTTCTATTGTTCCTTTTTCTGTTTTTGCAAATTTTATAGGTTGGGCCTAGTTTCTTGGCTTTTCAGGCTCTTTAGACTTGATAAGTTTTTGTCTTgtaaaaatttgtttttgtttaattcACTATTggtgaattttgaaaaaaaatatttgtatattttgaacttataaaaaaatgtcTCGCTCGATACATGCTTAATAAGCATAGCTTTTAGGTTTATTCACCGAAATTGAAAGACAATCAAAATTCATTACTCAAAATTAGAAGGTCattattttctaacattaataaAAGCTAATCAAAACAATTAACGTAATAGCCATTTCTATCTTAAAATCTTTACTACCCATATAGTTCACATTTTCGGATgaacttagaattctaaattgaTTACTTTATTCACTGATAGGTAGAGATCACTTTCAAAATAACGATTtattacaataatattatttgtttatcaTAAGGTTTGACtatcataatttctttttagtatCAATATTATACTTTTTCTTGACAATTACTCTTGTAGACTTCTAAACCTGTCCacaaataattaagatattttatatCTCTAAAAAGTCAACTTTATTTCTTCACGTGCCCAacgtgaaaaataaataatagagaaaattatccgattaaaaaatttatactatttaattacttatcatAGACATAATTGCTATGATTAATATTCgtgactaacattatacattaattgcGTGGGCTGACTTTGAGTTTTTATAATTCgtcacgtttgtatatgtataattcgtcaaaatatataaatatatatgtataatatacaattatttaacctatacacatatataattcacctcacTCCCACTTTTTGCCCTCTCTCACTCGTCTCTCTCCtacctctcccaatctctctcacctctctctcCTAATCTCGTTTGCCgtatatacaaatgtatatgtataatatacaattatatacatataaaattcacctctctcccattCTCTGTCttttctcgctcgcctctctcctccatctcCCAATTTTGCtagcctctctcctccctctcccaattttgctagcctctctcctccctctcccaatttCGCTCGCATCTTTCCTCCCTCTCTCTATCTCGCTtgctatatatacaattacatatgtataatatgcaATTATCTAACTAATATACCTATACAATTCACCtgtctcccactctctgccctctctcgctcgcctctctcctccctctcctaatctctctcgcctctctcctccctctcccaatctcgcttgccatatatacaatgcatatgtataatatacaattatctaactgatATACTATACCATTCACCTTTCTCCCGCTCTTTTCCGCCTCTCTCTTGCCTCTCTTCTTTCTcagtctcgctcgcctttctcctccatataacatgtagctatgaattgtaattattaaactatagctataaaaaaataattaaattattttcacgtgtttactaattataataaaagactATAAAAAAGCAAAACACTTTATTTTCACGCTCTtctagatttttttctttttgcaccATTAGTAATTCAAACtcatattcaaattaaatttttttaaaaaaagtagctATACTTTGAAAGACCACCTTTTCCTAGTTTCATTTAATCAGCAAAGCAATTCCAAGATTATTGTTTTTTGGGCCAAATGGTATAAGAAAGAGAGGGACTTTTTACTAAGAGGTGGGCTAGCTATTGAAATGACTAAACTTGCATGAAATAGATATTGTCCACCTAAATATATTACTAACTGACAAaacatatatcataattaacaCGTGAAAGTGTCGAGTCAGTACTTTAGAATAGAGTTGAGTGTCAATTAATTCGAGTCAGTTTCAATTTAAAAGTCATCAAATTGATTTattgattatcatttttttagacatattaaattattaagatattaattaattattatcaatttaactattaaaattaaacataaaaaaattctctATGTCAATTACATATAACGGAATCTAATATAGTAGTATCTATAAAGTAATTTGAACTTAGAaatcaaatttcattaaattaaacATCATCTACCAATTTAGAGTAATTATTAACAACAAAGTGCACACGATAATATTACGAAAGATATATGGCAAGTAGAAAATAACTACCGGTATATTTGATACAGAAGGAATTAGTTGATTTTGTATAATTTGCATAACCCAAGTACTAAAATACAATGGACCAACCAGATTTATCCTTCATTATTATCAAAGTATCTGTTAtctgtaaaaatataatttaaatttttacgAAATCtatacattaataaaaaaatattaaatttttttatcaaatcattaaattaataatttactatgacaattaaaaatatctttttcgaTTTGAATTTAAACAATCCTAATTTAGAacgaaaacaaaaaacaaaggTGCTCATTTACGTTAAgtatattttatgtaaattGTGATTTAGGGgtgtttttgttttgttcttaGAGAGGGCATGCATTTTAAATTGGAATTAACATAGCTCCATaccatctttaaaaaaaaaaatatttaattttaagttttaataaataatatatctatcacataaatatgtatattatattttagataatattaaaattacatCATAAATAATTGAGATGGAAGCTCTCGAAATAGAGTTAATTGGCCTTGGGCCTAGCCTAAACTCAAATATCTAATTGAAGAAGGGGCAAGCCGATCTAGAAGGAACTAATCGGCCCTGAAAGTGTTGCAGCGTTTATGCGAGTGAACGTGCAGACAGGTATTGTATTGTTTATGGGACTCACGCTTTTACACTCACTCAACGTGCTTAATACAAACGCTCTTTCGCCATTCAAACCCAAATCCAGAAAACGAAACACCGATCGAAGATGTGGAGGAGGCGTTTCACTTCACTCCCTCTATTCTTTTCGCATCTTCAACAGGTAATTTTACTTCACAAATTGATCAAATCTCTGTAGTTTTGCTGCTGCAAATCTCTCAATATTGTTCTCAATTTCTCCAGGTGAGAAGAGCTGATGAGCTGAAGATTTGTCAAGCATTTTGTACTGAAACTGTCAAACCGCCGGTTATTCATTTTATCTCTCTCTTAAtgtcttgtatttgtttttaatcatctctgaaatgttttttttttctacaaaatGTTATTGACTACTGAATTTTTTCCCTCGAATGCATGTAGGTAGAAGGTGAAAGTAATTCCGGAAGAAATAGTCCTTTTGTCGCTTTTGTATTGGGTAATTAATTTCGCATTTTAGTCTAATAATAACTGTGCGCTATTCGGACACTAAAAGCTAAATCTCCTTTTATCTCtttgaaaatttgattaatttatctcTCATGTGATCTCAGTTAAATCTATCCTGATTGTAGCTCATCTGAGATAGATATCACTCCAACCTCTTAAGTAGATAGATGTGCTACTCTTTTGTAGttgtttgttaaaatattttatttttctcctgtTTTTCGGGGGGTTTTGGTCCGGGACAGGGTGAGAGGGGATGGAACaatacaagttttttttttttttttgagaattttgacactgattttcatttttgataACCCTGGTGTTCGGGCCATTTTTCTGCACCTCAACTAATTCCATGTAATTTGCTTTTGTGCACCTCTACTAATTCCATGGAAATTCCTGCCACCTCCTAGCAGCAAAAGGGACCAGCTAACTCTGTCTACCACGGCTAGGACAGTTGACTAAAAATCAACTAGTGTTTTTTGTCTTTGCggaatttgaatttgagacctCATAATTCTCAActaattcttatttaattatgtataaCATTAAGCAAAAGATAATGAGGTACAAAGGATATCCTTATGGCGAGATGGACTTTTTCATGATACTGATTAGGTCACTCTTGTTGGAAGGAAGAGAATATGTCTAGAAGTAACATGTCATATTGCGTATTATGTCTGTTGTTGAGCTACCTATGCTCATAGcactttttttgtttaaacCAGTTTTTAATCCTTAACGTTGCGACATATTGTCCATCTTACACATGCTTGTGTGATCAGAAATTTGTCAAGTTTGCTGAAGAGTCTGCCTTCATCTCATTCTTTGCTAGTTTGTAGTGGAAAGTGAATAAACATAGGTTCCTTTGCAGACAACCTACAATCAGTTTGTTTAATAACTATGAGGGGTTTAGTTGATTCTTTCCTTCTTAATGACAGTTTTCAGCTAAAATCACATGATTATACATGAGAATAGACAAAATGACTATTTTACTAGATTATTTGGGTAAAATATAGAATTACTGAGCAGTATTTGCTGTCCTTTTAGGAGGTCCTGGTAGTGGTAAAGGCACTCAATGCCTGAAGATTGCTGAAACTTTTGGGTTCGATCACATAGGTGCAGGAGATCTATTGAGGAAAGAGATGCATTCTGACTCCGAGAATGGGTATGAACTCCATTTCTCATTGTCGATTTTTAGTTCATTTCCAGAAAAAATTTGTAATGTCATTCTATCTAAATTCAGTGCCATGATTCAAAAGTTAATGAAGGAAGGAAGTATTGCTCCATCAGAGGTGACTGTCAAACTGATTAAAAAGGCAATTGAATCAGCTGAAAATCGTAAGTTTCTAATAGATGGTTTCCCAAGAAGTGAAGAAAATAGAGTGGCGTATGAGAGGATTGTAAGTTTCTTTAATTAGattcttatctttatttattataatgagcATTATCTATTAAGTTATACTCTAGGAATGTTTAGTTGTGTAAAAGGAACTTTTGCTAGTTTAGCCACTGCACTGTGATGCAGTGATCCTGTAGTTGATTGTTAAGATTTTGAAGTTCAGATGTAAATGCAGATTGGTGCTGAACCGAACTTTGTGCTTTTCTTTGATTGCCCTGAAGAAGTAATGGTCAAACGAGTATTGAACCGGAACGAGGTGATGTCAATacttattaaaagaaaaagtgaatGCCATATGCTTTTATGTTTTAGTTTCATTctgaagaggaaaaaataacataacatTTTGTTTTCAGGGGCGAGTTGATGATAATGAACATACAGTCAAGGAGCGCCTAAAGGTATATAAAGCTATCACTCTTCCAGTAGCCAACCACTATGCCATGAAAGGAAAGCTTTACAAGGTACTCTCTCTAAGGATGACAAGTAGTTCAAAAATGTCCAATTTCTGCTCAACGGGCCTTTTTTATTCTCACCTCGTTTCCCTTTCATGTTGAAAAAAGGTGCTATGAATTTGTCAGTGGTTTTTGTTGACTTATCCTGCTCAGCTGGAACCAAGCTCCTTATTGGTGTAGCAGTTTTTATTCATCAACAATTTCTTGCAGGTCGATGGTACTGGAACTCAGGAAGAGATATTTGAACGAGTCCGTCCAATTTTTGCTTCATTGAGGTACATTTTGCGTTCTCCTGCTGCTATGTTGCCAAGTATATATTTGCATCGAGATCATGATTTTTCTGAATTGATCTGTTCCTTCTTGCAACTGTGTTTTCTACCTAATTAGGGTATTGCTCTAGCTTGATATCTTCTCTCTTACACTCTTTGCCTTTGCTGAAAAGTATCACTATATTCAATTTGTTGTAGACACATGTTTATGGCTCCATTTTTCACTTTAGCAGGTTGTCTACATAAACTGATTCCTACAGAAGCGAGTGATAGTAATTGAAGAAGTTGAATTTGCTGTAGAAAAGCACACTAGAATGTAGATCAATTCAtggaagaaaaatgaaaaggcAAATTGCTAGTCCAAGTTTACTATTTGTTCCTGCTTTTCTGGTGAAAAATCCAGAGTCAAAACTGCCAATCGTGAAGATAAAATCCGCCTCCTCTGTTGCCAATCTTTAGGCAAAGCAAACCTCTCATCCAGCAAGTTTACAGATgtgtctttttcttttcccttgTTGTTTTAATTGTTTACACATTACCTTTGCTCCTTTCATGCTATAACCAATATTGCGTGTACACACGCGAAAGTGTTCAAATACATTACTTCTGCAGTCAATGTTCCTGCGAAGTTTTGATAATTTCATGAAAGATGTTGTTGTAAGCACATTGGACAGTAAATAACTCTGATCTacggtatgttgttgttgtaagcaCATTGGACAGTAAATAACTCTAATCTGATTATGAGAGAGTCAGAAAGGACCCATTATATCTGCAGTTCCCTATACGCCATTAGATTATTTAACTGGCTTATGATTTGTTCCATCTCATTTCTAAGTGTGTATGTGGATTACCTTAATATCATTATGGAAATGCAACCAATTAAATTTGTATAGCATTTCAAGATTATGAAGTTTTAGCAGCTATGGGATCACATAACAAATCTTTATGCATTCTGGATTATATTATCAGTCCGATATATGAGCTTGTAAGTTAAAAATACATACGAAAGAATATGTAACGGAGTGTATATGTAGTGTATACTTGGAACAATTTTGAGTTAGCTAGGCCCCAAAAGCTCCCCAATATCGTCAACAGGACCAAGCAAGATCCACAACAACACCATTGTTGTAGACCTTATCATCCATAGCTTCATTTTTGACTGAGAGACAAGTAGACAACTCTTCTGTTTCTCCACACAACTATCCCCATTATACCCAATGCTTCCCTCTCTTCGATTCCTCGCGCTATTATTCACATGTCTGTCCCATACACTAATTGCAATTTGTATTTCTCCATCTCTCAACACCAACTATCAGattatacaaagaaaaaaacctATGTTTTTTGGATAGTTTAGGATTCAGAAACTCCCCAGCTGAGCAAGTTTACTCAACTGTAATACACTGTCCAACATAAAATAGTGCATTCTTAATCAGACTCGTACCAACAAGAACTTGGAATAACAACGAACCAACTAACTATTCAATATACCTTTGCCATAAccgaaaaacaaaacaaaaaattgaatgcCCACCCTACTAAAAAGTAGCAAAGCATTGATTCAACATCCTAATCTGCAATATgtataatcatattatttttctgTTTATGCAGAAATGTAGTATATATCACGTAGGTTATGAATCTCTGATCCCTTAACAAAGAAACGTAGCTTGGAATTGATTCTGTAATTGGATAAGTTGCATACATGAcgtaaaatactaaaatttagCTAATTACTCCAACAACAATAACAGAGCAGTGGACTCAGAGATACACCCTCAACTAAAGAAAATCGTTTTTCAGAACAAGTTTGAAAAACTACAACTGTGATGAAAGAACTGAAGTACTACCTAGTGAAGATAACCCAAGTAAAAGTGAAGCTAATCACTACTCCTACTAGTTTCATACTTGAAAAAAGAAACTACAAAAAGCTAAAATTTCAAACCATGGGAAGACTATATACTCTATGTAGAAGAAGATCCTTTATACCATGGGCATTAATTCTACATTATTTCCTTTCTAGCCACCAAAATGCCTCTATAGTAAGGTGATGGCAACACAAACGTTAGATATATAGTAACTCGTTCAGTGAATCCACCTCTATCCTTCAATTCAAGCAAACCACGGTGTTATTAATACACGAATAAGCATGGTTAAACACAAAACTTCCCTGAATTGAAAACTCTAATATTTCGATTCTCATGAATCTCCGTTCAAACAAAAAAGGAATTGAAAATCAGCTCACAAACACACGCGTTCCTTGTTTATTGCTTTTTCATTTTCGTACACCCAGCTTCTCTCTTCCCACTCtcattcttcattttattttttgcatttttcctACACTCATTTATCGCTGCGCTCAATTTGATGCTTCCCTCGtttgtattaaattaaattaatacctCTTCATATTTATGAGCAAAGGTTAATATGGAAACACTTAATTATACCTCAATTTTTGAATTATCAGTTTTCCTTTTTAATGGTAAATAATTAGTTGTCCATCTtgacaaattaagaaattacgaattttttttacttattatacCTTCAATTAATTTGCTTTAAAAatgtagaatttttttaaaatcttaagTTATTGATTCATctactttataattaatagaaataaaatggtaaactcactgtgtcaattattattattttcttaataggtatgaatgtgaatttaaaaatggacaagtaattaggaataaaagaaaatatattttttttataagaacaaCTAAGTAAAATCATTGGGAATACTAATTACAACGCTCACAGGACAGTCTTGAAGAATGAACATTTAAGTTACACTACTCATGGTATTATGTTGTAATTGGATTTCTGACATTTAAGCACATTGGACATTGCTTTATGTTGTAATTGGATTTCTAACATTTAAGCATGAGGTAATGGTAAGGTTTATATACCATTTTTATAGCTCACTTATggtattttacttatatattgttgttgtaagCATATTGGACAGTAAATAACTTTGATATGATTATGAGAGGAAGTCACAAACTAATTTGGTTCATTGATACACCCTTTCCTATAACCGAAAATCAAAAACTTGAACGCGCACCCCTACTAACAAGTAGCAAAACATTGATTCAACATCCTATATgtaaaattgtattattttcacTAAATTTCTGTTCATGCCAAAATGTTATATATCACAGAAGTTATAGATCTGTAATCCATTAACAAAGAGAGAAAACTgggatttgatttgattttctaATTACTACAATGGATAAGTTGGAAGAAGTAAGTTGCATACATATATGATGTAAAAACACTTTTTGAAGCTATTTCCTAGCATGTAGATAtaactatttttgttgttgcGGTCGGAGGAGTCGGTggttgtggtggtggtggtggagaaCGGGCCATGGACTGGACGATAGAGGGTAATTGTGATATATTGAGAGATTTTGGAATTTTAATCCAAATTAGATTAGTATAGGAATGTGGAATAAGAGGCGGACCCCGGTAGGACGGGGAGACAAAGATAAAGATGGTGGGCACAGCCAGCCCTGTAGGTGGAGGTACACGAAGACCACACACATATGAGGAGTCTTCATTTGGCATCCATCGCCACTCCCCGTGCTGGTAAGAAAGGGGTCAACCCGGTGGCGCATCGACGTCTTGAGCGAGTGAGAGCCTTGATCCAAGGCCAGGTGCTGTCGCAATCCGCAAAAGTAAATTCAATCGAAGGTTGCGCAACTGCCAATAAAGACATTGCTCTACGACTCCTTAGAGGTTGGGAAGTAGAAGAAGATTCATCACCGGGCTGAACTTTTAGTCCTCTTAATATCTAGtcctcttttattattttaggatgGAACCATCGACCTAactaaggggtcgtttggtagggAGTATTAAGAGAAATAGTCCAAGTATTATGTGtggtattatttaatactatgttTAGTAGGAATTTTCAGTTTATATATTATCAATCTAGGGATTAGTTATGAACCCTACATGATATTAGAGGGTGTATAACTAATATCTTCCATTTGGTGGTATTATCTCCAATACCATGAGATTATTCTAGGTAAGGATAAAAATACCCCATCCAATccttttagtatattttttttaattttacatttatattttatattttatattttatatttatactaataaatttgtTTAGATAAATTGgcttacaaattttattatttagatataattttttgtttctaaaatgtgagttatttaatctatttattattaatgtaaaatattataatccgaCTAATATGCTAATGTTGTtgtatgaatttaagaacaattcataagtaaaatattgtctCTTAACGAAAGTCCAttaaacattacacaagtaatgcaaaacaagagcatatatatatacacacacatacacatctctagtataaaaatagtttaatttgttttgctatatttattttatatttttattttattttatgataaagagttttaaaaaaaattattgatacaaaacaaagttcaataaattttctctaCAAATCATTATAGTTATGTgaccttttgagatattaactccgatttattaagatgacaattatctactctcaaataatttaaataagaaaatagtgaacatgacaataaaatttttattctcCTAGCTAGTTAAAagtgttataaaaaataatattctccgTTAGTTATCTACCTTGGCtcaattacatgaaataaaaaatttcataataactctagggtataattggaaagaattttttttgtaaacatttaaaccacacacaaaattaggtaagaaataatgaaccaaacacttgataaaaataatctcTGTATTACTAATCCCCACATTATTAATCTTTGTACCAAGCGACTCCTAAGGGggcaaaaaaaatagttcatgTATTAGAAGTGGTATAATTTAATATTGTGTTTGGTAGGAATGTGagcctatgtataactaatccatggattagttaaTACATCCTACATGGTATTATgtgatgtattactaataccttccATTTTGAGGTATTAGCTCTAATACCATGGGACTATTCTaggtaaagacaaaaatacccctcaaatccttttaatattttatttattttttttattttttattttatatttgatatttatactaataaagttatttaaataaattagcttacaaattttattatttagatataattttttgtttctaaaatatgaat encodes the following:
- the LOC101249532 gene encoding UMP-CMP kinase isoform X1, whose translation is MWRRRFTSLPLFFSHLQQVRRADELKICQAFCTETVKPPVEGESNSGRNSPFVAFVLGGPGSGKGTQCLKIAETFGFDHIGAGDLLRKEMHSDSENGAMIQKLMKEGSIAPSEVTVKLIKKAIESAENRKFLIDGFPRSEENRVAYERIIGAEPNFVLFFDCPEEVMVKRVLNRNEGRVDDNEHTVKERLKVYKAITLPVANHYAMKGKLYKVDGTGTQEEIFERVRPIFASLSRLST
- the LOC101249532 gene encoding UMP-CMP kinase isoform X2 is translated as MWRRRFTSLPLFFSHLQQVRRADELKICQAFCTETVKPPVEGESNSGRNSPFVAFVLGGPGSGKGTQCLKIAETFGFDHIGAGDLLRKEMHSDSENGAMIQKLMKEGSIAPSEVTVKLIKKAIESAENRKFLIDGFPRSEENRVAYERIIGAEPNFVLFFDCPEEVMVKRVLNRNEGRVDDNEHTVKERLKVYKAITLPVANHYAMKGKLYKVDGTGTQEEIFERVRPIFASLRLST